The following proteins come from a genomic window of Myroides odoratus DSM 2801:
- the serS gene encoding serine--tRNA ligase encodes MLQIAFIRENQEQVIKGLAKRNLDVTEVLNEVLALDEKRRATQVELDNVLAESNKLSKSIGELMKSGEKAKAELIKEKTSNLREQSKELTEQLNQVSAALTDLLYTLPNVPTAIVPAGKDADDNITVHQHGEIPTLHEGALPHWELAKKYDLIDFELGNKITGAGFPVYKGKGARLQRALISYFLDKNTAAGYKEYQVPHVINEASGFGTGQLPDKEGQMYHIGVDDLYLIPTAEVPITNMFRDVLLQESDFPILCTGYTPCFRREAGSYGAHVRGLNRLHQFDKVEIVRIEHPDNSYQALDGMVEHVQELLHELKLPYRILRLCGGDMGFTSALTYDFEVFSTAQDRWLEISSVSNFETFQANRLKLRFKDKSGKSQLAHTLNGSSLALPRVLAGILENYQTPEGIVIPEVLRPYTGFDIID; translated from the coding sequence ATGTTACAGATAGCTTTTATTAGAGAGAATCAAGAACAAGTGATTAAGGGCTTGGCGAAAAGAAATCTTGATGTTACGGAAGTGCTAAACGAAGTGCTTGCTTTGGATGAAAAAAGAAGAGCAACACAAGTTGAATTAGACAATGTCTTAGCAGAATCCAACAAGCTATCCAAAAGTATTGGCGAGTTAATGAAGAGTGGAGAAAAAGCTAAAGCAGAACTCATCAAAGAAAAGACATCTAATTTACGTGAGCAAAGCAAGGAATTAACAGAACAGTTAAACCAAGTTTCTGCAGCGCTTACAGATTTATTGTATACACTTCCAAATGTACCAACAGCTATTGTTCCTGCAGGAAAAGATGCAGATGACAACATTACAGTACATCAACATGGAGAAATCCCAACGTTACATGAAGGCGCATTACCTCATTGGGAATTAGCAAAAAAATACGATTTAATTGATTTTGAGTTAGGAAATAAAATCACAGGAGCTGGATTTCCAGTATATAAAGGTAAAGGAGCTCGTTTACAACGTGCTTTAATCTCTTACTTTTTAGATAAAAATACAGCAGCAGGTTATAAGGAATACCAAGTACCTCATGTAATCAATGAGGCTTCTGGATTTGGAACAGGACAACTACCAGACAAAGAAGGACAGATGTATCATATTGGTGTGGATGATTTATACTTAATTCCAACTGCAGAGGTGCCTATTACGAATATGTTTAGAGATGTGCTTTTACAAGAGAGCGATTTTCCAATCCTTTGTACAGGTTATACACCTTGTTTCCGTAGAGAAGCAGGTTCATATGGTGCACACGTAAGAGGGTTAAACCGCTTACATCAATTTGACAAAGTAGAAATCGTGCGTATCGAGCATCCAGACAATTCATACCAAGCGTTGGATGGCATGGTAGAACACGTACAAGAATTATTACACGAATTAAAATTACCATACAGAATCTTGAGATTATGTGGAGGAGATATGGGATTCACTTCTGCATTAACGTATGACTTTGAAGTATTTTCAACGGCACAAGATAGATGGTTAGAGATTAGTTCCGTGTCTAACTTTGAAACGTTTCAAGCGAATCGTTTGAAATTGCGTTTTAAAGATAAAAGCGGAAAAAGTCAATTGGCTCATACATTAAATGGTAGTTCATTAGCATTACCGCGTGTATTAGCAGGTATTTTAGAGAATTATCAAACTCCTGAGGGCATTGTGATACCTGAGGTCTTAAGACCGTACACAGGATTTGATATTATTGATTAA
- a CDS encoding DUF4286 family protein — MIIYNITINIHESVHDEWMAWTKEFYIPGILNTKKFNKARMVKVLVDEDMGGITYSIQFETASADLLQQYYNEEHDLFEMESRKKFGDMMLTFKTELELISEY; from the coding sequence ATGATTATTTACAATATCACGATAAACATTCACGAAAGTGTACACGATGAGTGGATGGCATGGACCAAAGAATTTTATATTCCTGGTATCTTAAACACAAAGAAATTTAATAAAGCTCGAATGGTAAAGGTTTTAGTAGACGAGGATATGGGCGGAATCACCTATTCCATTCAATTCGAAACAGCAAGTGCTGATCTATTACAACAATATTACAACGAAGAGCATGATTTATTTGAAATGGAATCGCGCAAGAAGTTTGGCGATATGATGCTTACTTTTAAAACAGAATTAGAGCTTATAAGCGAATACTAA
- the rsmA gene encoding 16S rRNA (adenine(1518)-N(6)/adenine(1519)-N(6))-dimethyltransferase RsmA translates to MDKVRAKKHLGQHFLTDENVAKRIADTLTLEGYNKVLEIGPGMGVLTKYILEKPIETFVVEIDTESVDYLHKHYPKLHGHIFAQDFLKFNIVQAFNQEPFTVIGNFPYNISSQIVFRVLELRDFVPEFSGMFQKEVAERICEKKGSKTYGILSVLTQAFYDTEYLFTVSEHVFNPPPKVKSGVMRMRRKENYTLPCNERLFFTVVKTAFNQRRKTLRNSLKSFGLPDEIREEAIFNMRPEQLGVEEFIDLTKKIEIHGVQNQ, encoded by the coding sequence ATGGACAAAGTCAGAGCAAAAAAACACCTGGGACAGCACTTTTTAACGGATGAAAATGTTGCGAAGCGAATTGCCGATACGCTTACCTTAGAAGGGTATAACAAGGTATTGGAGATTGGCCCTGGAATGGGTGTATTGACCAAATATATTTTGGAAAAACCCATCGAAACCTTTGTCGTAGAAATCGACACAGAGTCTGTGGATTACTTACACAAGCATTATCCCAAACTACATGGTCACATTTTTGCACAGGATTTCCTAAAATTCAACATTGTACAAGCTTTCAATCAAGAGCCTTTTACTGTTATCGGAAACTTTCCGTACAACATTTCAAGTCAAATTGTATTTCGCGTTTTAGAACTTCGCGATTTTGTTCCAGAATTTTCAGGAATGTTCCAAAAAGAGGTAGCAGAACGCATCTGTGAAAAGAAAGGAAGTAAAACCTATGGTATTCTCTCTGTATTGACACAAGCCTTTTATGATACGGAATATTTATTTACCGTATCTGAACATGTGTTCAATCCTCCCCCCAAAGTAAAATCAGGAGTGATGCGCATGCGTAGAAAAGAAAATTACACCCTACCTTGCAATGAAAGACTATTCTTTACTGTGGTAAAGACGGCTTTCAATCAACGTCGAAAAACCTTGAGAAATAGTTTAAAAAGTTTTGGTTTACCAGATGAAATTAGAGAAGAAGCTATTTTCAACATGCGTCCAGAACAATTAGGTGTGGAAGAATTTATTGATCTTACAAAAAAAATAGAAATACATGGAGTTCAAAATCAGTGA